A genomic window from Silene latifolia isolate original U9 population chromosome 11, ASM4854445v1, whole genome shotgun sequence includes:
- the LOC141612405 gene encoding pumilio homolog 1-like isoform X2, translated as MMSINYGDELMEKSSSYEIFRSPSAPPTAAGSFYGGGESLIAGERREVISEEVLNDPNYVNYYYSNVNLNPRLPPPLRSKEDWRFSRQCGGGLGGIGDRRKSMNNNNNNNDSNGRLSEFNGGSSYNNGVGNGNGVNGDQSEWNGVGLPGLGLGLGLGSREKSIAEIIQDDLNNSTTASRLPLRPASRSAFDENIATSEANYASALGASLSRSTTPDPQLVARAPSPRIPTAGEGRVNSMDKRSVNSPIALHGSSNGGGCAADLVGALSGMNLSVDPHMDHQNLFNVHGDYNRIKTNSQLNSIGSYTSNGNGMDQNYFMRSDGLVDHHKHGGPNSPSYFHSVGSPSSAIPNYSLSGHNINPALASMMVGQLGMDSRALDGGLSSRANIMAAQLENYSRGSHSPRNGLQLSRLDALYHHYMSSGDYAAAAQLAAFGDPSIDGDISGMDLLTLQKAYLGTLESGRPYLGKSAGMNPGYYGNSAFGMGAGYAGNRQANPLLHSSHMGPGSPLRHERNMRMPSGMRNLAAGMMGNWRSEVGAFMEQSFGSSLLDEFKGNKTRCFELAEIANHVVEFSADQYGSRFIQQKLETATSDEKDMVFHEIFPQALSLMTDVFGNYVVQKFFEHGSASQIRELADKLTGHVLTLSLQMYGCRVIQKAIEVVDLDQQKKMVVELDGHIMRCVRDQNGNHVIQKCIECIPEDAIQFIITIFYDQVVTLSTHPYGCRVIQRVLEHCHSATTQQIVMDEIMQSVCMLAQDQYGNYVVQHVLEHGRPDERTAIINKLTGKIVQMSQQKFASNVIEKCLAFGDATERCNIVNEMLGSSDDNEPLQVLMKDQFANYVVQKVLETCDDQQLEVILSRIKNHLNALKKYTYGKHIVARVEKLVAAGERRISLQNAYPASPVA; from the exons ATGATGTCGATCAATTACGGTGATGAATTGATGGAAAAGTCTAGTAGTTACGAGATTTTTCGAAGTCCGTCGGCGCCGCCGACGGCTGCCGGTAGTTTTTACGGCGGAGGAGAATCTCTGATCGCTGGAGAAAGGAGAGAGGTTATAAGTGAGGAAGTTTTGAATGATccgaattacgtaaattattaCTATTCGAATGTTAATTTAAACCCTAGGTTACCGCCACCGTTGCGGTCGAAAGAGGATTGGCGATTTTCGCGACAATGCGGTGGCGGACTTGGTGGAATTGGCGACCGTAGAAAATcgatgaataataataataataataatgatagtaaTGGTAGATTAAGTGAGTTTAATGGCGGTAGTAGTTATAACAACGGAGTCGGAAATGGTAATGGTGTTAATGGTGATCAAAGTGAATGGAATGGTGTTGGATTGCCTGGGTTaggattagggttagggttaggaaGTAGGGAGAAGAGCATTGCGGAAATTATTCAG GATGATTTGAATAATTCCACCACTGCTTCGAGACTTCCTTTACGTCCAGCTAGCCGCAGTGCTTTTGACGAGAACATTGCAACTTCCGAGGCTAA TTATGCTTCTGCTTTAGGTGCTTCATTGTCTAGGAGCACCACTCCCGATCCCCAACTTGTAGCTAGAGCGCCAAGTCCTAGGATACCGACAGCTGGTGAGGGAAGGGTCAACTCTATGGATAAAAGGAGTGTCAATAGTCCAATTGCACTTCATGGCTCTTCAAATGGTGGAGGGTGTGCTGCTGATCTTGTAGGTGCTTTGTCTGGCATGAACCTTTCTGTTGATCCTCATATGGACCATCAAAACCTTTTCAATGTACATGGTGATTATAACCGTATTAAGACAAATTCGCAACTAAATTCTATTGGTTCATATACCAGTAATGGTAATGGTATGGATCAGAACTACTTTATGAGGTCCGATGGGTTAGTTGATCATCACAAACACGGTGGGCCAAACTCCCCTTCATACTTTCATAGCGTTGGTAGCCCAAGCTCGGCTATACCCAATTACAGTTTGAGTGGGCACAACATCAACCCTGCTCTTGCATCAATGATGGTTGGCCAGCTTGGTATGGATTCTAGAGCTTTGGACGGTGGTCTATCTTCACGTGCAAACATAATGGCTGCTCAGCTGGAAAATTATAGTAGAGGGAGTCACTCTCCAAGGAATGGTCTTCAGCTATCCCGGTTGGATGCCTTGTATCATCACTATATGTCGTCAGGTGATTATGCTGCTGCCGCTCAGCTGGCAGCTTTTGGCGACCCTTCCATTGATGGAGACATTTCTGGCATGGATCTGCTGACACTTCAAAAAGCATATTTAGGCACATTAGAGTCTGGTCGACCATACTTGGGGAAATCTGCTGGAATGAATCCTGGTTATTATGGTAATTCGGCTTTTGGGATGGGGGCAGGGTATGCTGGAAATCGTCAAGCAAATCCACTTCTTCATAGCTCTCATATGGGACCTGGTAGTCCTTTAAGACATGAGCGTAACATGAGGATGCCATCTGGGATGAGGAACTTAGCTGCTGGCATGATGGGGAATTGGCGATCTGAAGTTGGTGCGTTTATGGAGCAGAGTTTTGGATCTTCCCTCCTTGATGAATTCAAAGGCAATAAGACTAGGTGTTTTGAGCTCGCTGAAATTGCCAATCATGTTGTTGAGTTCAG CGCTGATCAATATGGGAGTCGTTTCATCCAGCAAAAACTTGAAACCGCCACTTCAGATGAGAAGGATATGGTTTTTCACGAAATCTTCCCTCAAGCATTGTCGCTAATGACAGATGTTTTTGGTAACTATGTGGTCCAGAAG TTTTTTGAGCATGGGTCTGCGTCGCAAATCAGAGAACTGGCAGACAAACTGACGGGTCATGTCTTGACACTTAGCCTTCAGATGTACGGGTGTCGAGTTATTCAGAAG GCAATTGAAGTTGTTGATCTGGACCAACAAAAGAAGATGGTAGTTGAACTAGATGGGCACATAATGCGTTGTGTACGTGATCAAAATGGAAATCATGTGATTCAAAAGTGCATTGAATGCATACCCGAAGATGCGATCCAGTTCATCATAACAATATTTTATGATCAAGTTGTTACGTTGTCAACTCATCCTTATGGGTGTCGTGTTATTCAG AGAGTTCTGGAACACTGCCATAGCGCTACAACCCAGCAAATAGTGATGGATGAAATCATGCAGTCTGTTTGCATGTTGGCTCAGGACCAGTATGGAAATTATGTTGTCCAG CATGTACTGGAGCATGGAAGGCCGGATGAACGCACTGCTATTATCAACAAATTAACTGGGAAGATTGTCCAAATGAGTCAGCAGAAGTTTGCTTCAAATGTTATAGAGAAGTGCCTAGCATTTGGGGATGCAACAGAGCGGTGTAACATAGTTAATGAAATGCTCGGATCTAGTGATGATAATGAGCCGCTTCAG GTGTTGATGAAAGATCAGTTTGCGAACTATGTTGTTCAGAAAGTGCTGGAAACTTGTGATGACCAGCAACTTGAGGTTATCCTTTCACGAATAAAGAATCACTTGAATGCCCTGAAGAAGTATACATATGGAAAGCATATTGTTGCTCGTGTAGAGAAACTTGTTGCTGCTGGAG AGAGAAGGATCAGTTTGCAGAACGCGTACCCTGCTTCTCCAGTGGCATAG
- the LOC141612405 gene encoding pumilio homolog 1-like isoform X1 — protein sequence MMSINYGDELMEKSSSYEIFRSPSAPPTAAGSFYGGGESLIAGERREVISEEVLNDPNYVNYYYSNVNLNPRLPPPLRSKEDWRFSRQCGGGLGGIGDRRKSMNNNNNNNDSNGRLSEFNGGSSYNNGVGNGNGVNGDQSEWNGVGLPGLGLGLGLGSREKSIAEIIQDDLNNSTTASRLPLRPASRSAFDENIATSEAKLAPLSSSDAVHSGGDVQGTNTSVSASLSYASALGASLSRSTTPDPQLVARAPSPRIPTAGEGRVNSMDKRSVNSPIALHGSSNGGGCAADLVGALSGMNLSVDPHMDHQNLFNVHGDYNRIKTNSQLNSIGSYTSNGNGMDQNYFMRSDGLVDHHKHGGPNSPSYFHSVGSPSSAIPNYSLSGHNINPALASMMVGQLGMDSRALDGGLSSRANIMAAQLENYSRGSHSPRNGLQLSRLDALYHHYMSSGDYAAAAQLAAFGDPSIDGDISGMDLLTLQKAYLGTLESGRPYLGKSAGMNPGYYGNSAFGMGAGYAGNRQANPLLHSSHMGPGSPLRHERNMRMPSGMRNLAAGMMGNWRSEVGAFMEQSFGSSLLDEFKGNKTRCFELAEIANHVVEFSADQYGSRFIQQKLETATSDEKDMVFHEIFPQALSLMTDVFGNYVVQKFFEHGSASQIRELADKLTGHVLTLSLQMYGCRVIQKAIEVVDLDQQKKMVVELDGHIMRCVRDQNGNHVIQKCIECIPEDAIQFIITIFYDQVVTLSTHPYGCRVIQRVLEHCHSATTQQIVMDEIMQSVCMLAQDQYGNYVVQHVLEHGRPDERTAIINKLTGKIVQMSQQKFASNVIEKCLAFGDATERCNIVNEMLGSSDDNEPLQVLMKDQFANYVVQKVLETCDDQQLEVILSRIKNHLNALKKYTYGKHIVARVEKLVAAGERRISLQNAYPASPVA from the exons ATGATGTCGATCAATTACGGTGATGAATTGATGGAAAAGTCTAGTAGTTACGAGATTTTTCGAAGTCCGTCGGCGCCGCCGACGGCTGCCGGTAGTTTTTACGGCGGAGGAGAATCTCTGATCGCTGGAGAAAGGAGAGAGGTTATAAGTGAGGAAGTTTTGAATGATccgaattacgtaaattattaCTATTCGAATGTTAATTTAAACCCTAGGTTACCGCCACCGTTGCGGTCGAAAGAGGATTGGCGATTTTCGCGACAATGCGGTGGCGGACTTGGTGGAATTGGCGACCGTAGAAAATcgatgaataataataataataataatgatagtaaTGGTAGATTAAGTGAGTTTAATGGCGGTAGTAGTTATAACAACGGAGTCGGAAATGGTAATGGTGTTAATGGTGATCAAAGTGAATGGAATGGTGTTGGATTGCCTGGGTTaggattagggttagggttaggaaGTAGGGAGAAGAGCATTGCGGAAATTATTCAG GATGATTTGAATAATTCCACCACTGCTTCGAGACTTCCTTTACGTCCAGCTAGCCGCAGTGCTTTTGACGAGAACATTGCAACTTCCGAGGCTAAGTTAGCTCCTCTTTCATCGTCAGATGCTGTACATTCTGGTGGAGATGTACAAGGCACTAACACTAGTGTCTCTGCTTCTCTCAGTTATGCTTCTGCTTTAGGTGCTTCATTGTCTAGGAGCACCACTCCCGATCCCCAACTTGTAGCTAGAGCGCCAAGTCCTAGGATACCGACAGCTGGTGAGGGAAGGGTCAACTCTATGGATAAAAGGAGTGTCAATAGTCCAATTGCACTTCATGGCTCTTCAAATGGTGGAGGGTGTGCTGCTGATCTTGTAGGTGCTTTGTCTGGCATGAACCTTTCTGTTGATCCTCATATGGACCATCAAAACCTTTTCAATGTACATGGTGATTATAACCGTATTAAGACAAATTCGCAACTAAATTCTATTGGTTCATATACCAGTAATGGTAATGGTATGGATCAGAACTACTTTATGAGGTCCGATGGGTTAGTTGATCATCACAAACACGGTGGGCCAAACTCCCCTTCATACTTTCATAGCGTTGGTAGCCCAAGCTCGGCTATACCCAATTACAGTTTGAGTGGGCACAACATCAACCCTGCTCTTGCATCAATGATGGTTGGCCAGCTTGGTATGGATTCTAGAGCTTTGGACGGTGGTCTATCTTCACGTGCAAACATAATGGCTGCTCAGCTGGAAAATTATAGTAGAGGGAGTCACTCTCCAAGGAATGGTCTTCAGCTATCCCGGTTGGATGCCTTGTATCATCACTATATGTCGTCAGGTGATTATGCTGCTGCCGCTCAGCTGGCAGCTTTTGGCGACCCTTCCATTGATGGAGACATTTCTGGCATGGATCTGCTGACACTTCAAAAAGCATATTTAGGCACATTAGAGTCTGGTCGACCATACTTGGGGAAATCTGCTGGAATGAATCCTGGTTATTATGGTAATTCGGCTTTTGGGATGGGGGCAGGGTATGCTGGAAATCGTCAAGCAAATCCACTTCTTCATAGCTCTCATATGGGACCTGGTAGTCCTTTAAGACATGAGCGTAACATGAGGATGCCATCTGGGATGAGGAACTTAGCTGCTGGCATGATGGGGAATTGGCGATCTGAAGTTGGTGCGTTTATGGAGCAGAGTTTTGGATCTTCCCTCCTTGATGAATTCAAAGGCAATAAGACTAGGTGTTTTGAGCTCGCTGAAATTGCCAATCATGTTGTTGAGTTCAG CGCTGATCAATATGGGAGTCGTTTCATCCAGCAAAAACTTGAAACCGCCACTTCAGATGAGAAGGATATGGTTTTTCACGAAATCTTCCCTCAAGCATTGTCGCTAATGACAGATGTTTTTGGTAACTATGTGGTCCAGAAG TTTTTTGAGCATGGGTCTGCGTCGCAAATCAGAGAACTGGCAGACAAACTGACGGGTCATGTCTTGACACTTAGCCTTCAGATGTACGGGTGTCGAGTTATTCAGAAG GCAATTGAAGTTGTTGATCTGGACCAACAAAAGAAGATGGTAGTTGAACTAGATGGGCACATAATGCGTTGTGTACGTGATCAAAATGGAAATCATGTGATTCAAAAGTGCATTGAATGCATACCCGAAGATGCGATCCAGTTCATCATAACAATATTTTATGATCAAGTTGTTACGTTGTCAACTCATCCTTATGGGTGTCGTGTTATTCAG AGAGTTCTGGAACACTGCCATAGCGCTACAACCCAGCAAATAGTGATGGATGAAATCATGCAGTCTGTTTGCATGTTGGCTCAGGACCAGTATGGAAATTATGTTGTCCAG CATGTACTGGAGCATGGAAGGCCGGATGAACGCACTGCTATTATCAACAAATTAACTGGGAAGATTGTCCAAATGAGTCAGCAGAAGTTTGCTTCAAATGTTATAGAGAAGTGCCTAGCATTTGGGGATGCAACAGAGCGGTGTAACATAGTTAATGAAATGCTCGGATCTAGTGATGATAATGAGCCGCTTCAG GTGTTGATGAAAGATCAGTTTGCGAACTATGTTGTTCAGAAAGTGCTGGAAACTTGTGATGACCAGCAACTTGAGGTTATCCTTTCACGAATAAAGAATCACTTGAATGCCCTGAAGAAGTATACATATGGAAAGCATATTGTTGCTCGTGTAGAGAAACTTGTTGCTGCTGGAG AGAGAAGGATCAGTTTGCAGAACGCGTACCCTGCTTCTCCAGTGGCATAG
- the LOC141612406 gene encoding ribulose bisphosphate carboxylase/oxygenase activase, chloroplastic-like translates to MATSAATAATIGAVNRAPLNLNGSNAGVSLPSSAFMGSTLKKISSMRVPSAKASSMSIRAMADYSEEKQTTKDRWAGLATDLSDDQLDIRNAKGHVDSLFQAPMNSGTHVPIMSSLEYESLGLRKLDNRVGDFYIAPAFMDKLVVHIAKNFMSLPNIKVPLILGIWGGKGQGKSFQCELAFAKMGINPIMMSAGELESGNAGEPAKLIRQRYREAADIIAKGKMCALFINDLDAGAGRMGGTTQYTVNNQMVNATLMNIADNPTNVQLPGMYNKQENARVPIIVTGNDFSTLYAPLIRDGRMEKFYWAPTREDRIGVCSGIFRTDNVSEEDVVKLVDAFPGQSIDFFGALRARVYDDEVRNWVNSVGIDNIGKKLVNSRDGPVTFEQPKMTLSKLLEYGNMLVQEQENVKRVQLADKYLSEAALGDANQDAIERGTF, encoded by the exons ATGGCTACTTCCGCTGCCACTGCTGCTACCATTGGGGCCGTTAACAGGGCACCC TTGAACTTGAATGGCTCAAATGCCGGAGTATCACTCCCAAGCTCAGCCTTCATGGGAAGCACCTTAAAGAAGATATCAAGCATGCGGGTTCCAAGTGCTAAGGCCTCCTCCATGAGCATTCGAGCCATGGCCGACTACAGCGAGGAAAAGCAGACTACCAAGGACAGATGGGCTGGTTTAGCCACTGACCTCTCTGATGATCAGCTCGACATCAGAAATGCCAAAGGTCATGTTGACAGTCTCTTCCAAGCACCCATGAACTCTGGCACTCATGTTCCGATTATGTCCTCCTTGGAGTACGAGTCCCTAGGACTCCGAAA GTTGGACAATAGAGTGGGTGATTTCTATATCGCGCCGGCCTTCATGGACAAGCTTGTAGTTCACATTGCCAAAAACTTCATGAGCTTGCCAAACATTAAG GTTCCCCTCATCTTGGGTATCTGGGGAGGCAAAGGTCAAGGTAAATCCTTCCAATGTGAACTTGCCTTCGCCAAGATGGGAATCAA CCCCATCATGATGAGTGCCGgagaattggaaagtggaaacgcGGGAGAGCCAGCTAAGTTGATCAGGCAAAGGTACCGTGAGGCGGCTGACATCATAGCCAAGGGAAAGATGTGTGCCCTCTTCATCAATGATCTCGATGCTGGTGCTGGTCGAATGGGCGGAACAACCCAATACACTGTCAACAATCAAATGGTTAACGCCACGCTTATGAACATTGCTGACAACCCTACCAATGTCCAGCTCCCGGGTATGTATAACAAACAGGAGAATGCCCGTGTTCCCATCATCGTCACTGGTAATGATTTCTCGACTTTGTACGCTCCCCTTATTCGTGATGGGCGTATGGAGAAGTTTTACTGGGCTCCTACTCGTGAGGACCGTATTGGTGTTTGCTCTGGTATCTTTAGGACTGACAATGTCTCTGAGGAAGATGTTGTCAAGCTCGTTGACGCCTTCCCTGGCCAATCCATTG ATTTCTTCGGTGCCTTGAGGGCTAGGGTGTATGATGACGAGGTGAGGAACTGGGTTAACAGCGTTGGAATTGACAATATTGGGAAAAAGCTGGTGAACTCGAGGGATGGACCCGTCACCTTCGAGCAACCCAAAATGACCTTGAGCAAGCTACTCGAGTATGGAAACATGCTTGTCCAAGAACAAGAGAATGTGAAGAGAGTTCAACTTGCTGACAAGTACTTGAGTGAGGCCGCTCTCGGAGATGCTAACCAAGACGCCATTGAAAGAGGAACTTTTTAG
- the LOC141614734 gene encoding uncharacterized protein LOC141614734 produces the protein MQLDSPLHTQAQKDKKGPLARTTVGDNSQYKLTKATLTHRCGTSIENLDKPSWLLQPSFPTLTLYAFELLLKLVEPEETPDFPRLSRLYLGNCHYAWEYMISLLDKSPQLEIVVFGWGLEDCDHESQSLPNEPLPSFSCHAKVIEVNRFVGSEYALLYVGHLLRNAGALKKLILRKFHTVDMEKELRICKVLLTLPKASKDCCIELISAIPPWD, from the exons ATGCA GTTGGACAGCCCACTTCACACACAAGCCCAAAAAGATAAAAaggggcctttggcccgcaccaCAG TGGGAGACAATAGTCAATATAAACTGACCAAGGCAACACTAacccaccgatgtgggacaagtaTTGAAAACTTGGATAAACCAAGTTGGCTTTTACAGCCATCTTTTCCAACACTTACTTTATATGCTTTTGAg CTTCTTCTTAAGCTAGTCGAGCCTGAGGAAACGCCTGATTTTCCTAGACTGTCAAGGTTGTACCTGGGTAACTGTCATTATGCATGGGAATACATGATAAGCTTGCTAGATAAATCTCCTCAACTTGAAATTGTCGTCTTTGGATGG GGCCTTGAAGACTGTGACCATGAATCCCAGTCACTTCCGAATGAACCACTACCCTCCTTTTCATGTCATGCCAAAGTGATTGAAGTGAATCGCTTCGTAGGCTCCGAGTATGCATTATTATACGTAGGGCATCTTCTTAGAAATGCCGGAGCCTTGAAGAAATTGATCTTGCGTAAATTTCACACTGTTGACATGGAGAAAGAACTGCGTATATGCAAGGTTTTGTTGACACTTCCAAAGGCTTCGAAAGACTGTTGTATTGAACTAATTAGTGCAATCCCTCCATGGGATTGA